The Streptomyces sp. NBC_01197 genome window below encodes:
- a CDS encoding phytanoyl-CoA dioxygenase family protein, whose translation MSTSDPYLYRAASDIPYFSTDGEMYLAQTPLRDIKKSQPLRVLSEEDFAFWQTYGYIVVKEAIPPAAAQRLLDFTWDFQGLDPDRPDTWYADRDFRSDLDRELHIYGFVEAYHHQLIWDSRQAQRVHDAFADVWDCEELWVTLDRLNLNPPNIKNRDRALIAPTDKGFDIELHWDVDTTLSVLPQRVQGIIALNDTEPERGGFQCSPELFRQFDRWRIAQPDGRDPIRPGTDRAEFPVVQPELKAGDLLIWNGLLAHGVARNISESGVRAVQYLSMMPALESHQEMRKSRIESWRTLSTPDWNKTLVGDADRHESLRYGAAELSDLGAKLLGLESWGGRNAERFTGELACTESV comes from the coding sequence ATGTCGACGTCTGACCCCTATCTGTATCGAGCCGCATCGGACATCCCCTATTTCAGTACGGACGGGGAGATGTACCTGGCGCAGACACCGTTGCGGGACATCAAGAAGTCGCAGCCGCTGCGCGTGCTGTCGGAGGAGGACTTCGCCTTCTGGCAGACCTACGGCTACATCGTCGTGAAAGAGGCGATACCCCCTGCCGCGGCGCAGCGCCTGCTGGACTTCACCTGGGACTTCCAGGGTCTCGATCCGGACCGGCCCGACACCTGGTACGCCGACCGCGATTTCCGGTCGGACCTGGACCGTGAACTGCACATCTACGGTTTCGTGGAGGCGTACCACCACCAGCTCATCTGGGACAGCCGCCAGGCGCAGCGCGTCCATGACGCGTTCGCCGACGTGTGGGACTGCGAGGAGCTGTGGGTGACCCTGGACCGGCTCAACCTGAACCCGCCCAACATCAAGAACCGTGACCGCGCGCTGATCGCGCCCACGGACAAGGGGTTCGACATCGAGCTCCACTGGGACGTCGACACCACGCTCAGCGTGCTGCCCCAGCGTGTCCAGGGCATCATCGCGCTGAACGACACCGAGCCCGAGCGGGGCGGATTCCAGTGCTCGCCCGAGCTGTTCCGCCAGTTCGACCGGTGGAGGATCGCGCAGCCCGACGGCCGGGACCCGATCAGGCCGGGCACCGACCGCGCGGAGTTCCCAGTCGTCCAGCCGGAACTCAAGGCGGGCGATCTGCTGATCTGGAACGGCCTGCTCGCCCACGGTGTGGCACGCAACATCTCGGAGAGCGGCGTCCGCGCCGTCCAGTACCTCTCGATGATGCCCGCGCTGGAGTCCCACCAGGAGATGCGGAAGTCCCGGATCGAGTCCTGGCGCACCCTCTCCACCCCGGACTGGAACAAGACGCTGGTCGGCGACGCGGACCGGCATGAATCCCTCAGGTACGGCGCCGCCGAACTGAGCGACCTCGGCGCGAAGCTCCTGGGACTCGAATCCTGGGGCGGCCGGAACGCCGAGCGGTTTACCGGAGAACTGGCATGCACCGAATCTGTCTGA